The segment AGAGATAAACACACAAACCTGGTCATCTCAGTGGACCTCATGCCATGATTTGAAACTATAGTACTTAGAGAACTCAGTCTTGTGAAGCTGAGCATTCACTACAGCAGTAAAAGTAGTAATTTTGTAACTCTAAGTCAACATCCCAAACCATTCATGTCTAGTATCTTTTTTTTAGggtaataataaataaatcaagacTAGTGTTCAACAGAATTATTAATAGCCAAATATAGACATTTACATCGAGCTTCTTTACTAACCAccttttccagttctctcaCAGACCAGAAACATAGAGCACCACAGATAATATCTTAAAAAAGTCATTTGACAAAACCCATGGGAGAAAGAGGCAGATgtattttctaacattttttaatattaacttTATTCCCGATGGCTCTTAAACTGCTAGGGTTGTTAAACTCAAGTACTGCTTAGTTAAGTCTAATTTGACTCACTTGGACAATGAGAAAGGCCACACCTctgaaactcaaagcaaagtTTGATTTGCTCATTTGGACAGCATGGAAGAATCATGAAAATGTGCAACTTGCAATCTAACCCTAAAGCATGCTGTTTACAGAAGCAGTGTCATAAGCTAAGCTCCAGTCATAACATGTTCATAACTTACCTTTACACAGGTTAAGTACAACCTCTTTTGCTTAGgggaaatattaaaatgaaatgatttacTTTacaaatgaagggaaaaatgcTTACAGCAGTTGGATCTTTCAAATGGAGCTGAGTTGCTGTCACCTGTTTGAAACCACCAGGATaactagaaaaacagaagaaacatagAAGCTCAGTGCTACATGCTCAGTCATGCCATTAACACAAGTAACTCAGTAtcttagaattacagaatcacctATGTCAcagaagaccttaaagatcaccatGTCCAACCACCAACGTGACCTACTGAGTTTCATCACTAAACCATATTtcttagtgccacatccacacatttcagagacacctccagggatggggactccaccactcccctgggcagccccttctGTGAAGAAACTCCTTCTAATAACCAATCTAAATCCTCCTGGTGCAATGccactctctttctctccctcatgtcactctgaatatttttcttcttttaaaatttgatgAGCAAAGTGGAATAGCAAAAGAACTTTGAACAATGGTGTAAAATTATGTCTTATCATAAGCCCACTAAACAAGAAGTTATTTTCACAAGGCCAACAACTATCAGCTATTCTTTATTAGATATTCtggtgaggctgtggatgcttcacttctggaagtgttcaagaccaggttggatggagccttgtgcaacctggtctagtaccagatctggaggttggtggccctgccgGTAGCacgggggttggaactgatgatccttggggtccctttcaacccaagccattctatgatacttaaTAGAACAGAATCTTTCTCAGTTTAATTCCATTTGCACTTTTCCATTCATTCACTTGAATATTAAAAAGTTAGTCTTGCATGAGCAGATAGACTGTGTTCTAAAGACTGCTTGTTAAATAAATTATCACAGTTACAAAATACATTGGGGTAAGACATGCaaaatttggaaatatttcaagACTATCAAGACTTGCAACTAATCCACCTCTTGAAAGTCTTCCTGATATGGCATAGTTGTGCTAATTCACATTTAAGCACACTGAATTCATTTTAATGCCCAAGGAATCATTATCGAGTGTTGTCATGGTATGAAGAGCAACTGTTCTTATTTGACTGAATTGAGCAATACTGTAACAGCTCATTACATTTTTATCTATGAAGAAGTTATATCTGCCAGAACAATATGTTATATGCCAGTATACCTTCAGAGTACCTAATTTCTTACTGGATTATAGCAGATACAAACTCTGTATCTGCTGTTAAGTAAGACAACAAAGTTGAAGCTGGTATCTGTATATATACCTTAAATGTTCAGTGCCAATTGGAAGATCTTTTATTGTTTAGTAAATAGAGTAGTCCTGATATTTGGATTTACctccacagaaaataatttagtttACCAAATCTGTAAATGTGCTCCGTTGCCATATCAACCAACACACTTCAAAACGAGGCATGCATCATTTCAAACACTGTGCAAACAGAATATAACGTAAGCAGGAATTCCATTTTGAACCAACCTGCTAAGACCTTGCTCTAGAAGAAAATATGTCAGAAGTGTAGAGCTAGCTCACCTGAAGGTTTACTATACAGCAACTTAACACTTACCCGGTATGTGAGGAGTATACTTTCTGTTCCCATTTGTTACCAGAAAAGGCAATATGTCTCGTATTTATTATGACAACATGATCTCCACAGTCATCTGTAAGGtaatcagtagaaaaaaatattttaaattgtgtaTTATAAGTTGTGTATATATGTGGTATTACGTATGTATAGCACATTCCATAAAACTTAAACTAGAAGATCTGAGTTTTTAAGCCACTCCATCCAAAATTACACTTAAATACTAaatttaattactatttttcttAGGAACGTCAAGTTAGAAGGAAGGTGAGTAGGTAAAACACTGTCTAGCTGGATAATCAAACCATTGCAACTATTTACATATGATCCAGTTGTCTGGCCTACAAGCAAGCATACTATTTCATTCAACGTGCTGTGTTGTGTTGCATGTGAACCTCTATTTCAAAAATACAGTATAAAAACAGTACCAACGTTTACCAGAGGACTGCACTCTTCCAGTAAGTAACGTACCTCTACTCAGTGATTACAGCTTAGAGCTCATTTGTGAGATGCAAAGAGGCTGCAATTACCAAGCTAAAAACTAACAAGGGTATCAACACCTGCCTGAATAATGACTGTAACCTGTTATTTTaaagctgataaaaaaaatcattgataGCTACCTTCttagggcaacaaagctggtgaggggtctggagcacagaccttatgaagagcagctgaaggagctggggttgttcagtctagagaagaggaggctcacgggagaccttattgctctctataactacctgaagggaggttgtagtgagctgggggtcagcctcttctctcgtgtggctagtgataggactagagggaatggcttcaagctgcgtcagggaagattcaggctggacgttaggaaatactacttctctgaaagggtggtcaggcactggaatgggctgcccagagaggtggtggagtcaccgagcctggtggtgttcaaagagcgtttggatgttgtgttgagggacatggtttagcaggaaccattgatgaagggcgaatggttggactggatgatcctgtgggtcttttccaaccttagcgattctatgattctatgattctccttCAAAATTCTGAATTATTACATTATTAGCTACTTGTCTTTTGATAGTGTTGCTCCTGTCACCTCAGGGATACCTGGCCttagaagaaagcaaaaccatttACTACCTGCACAAACACAGTTAAACTGCATCCTACTACTGAGAAATATTCTATTGGTTACATACAACAGATACATTGCTACATTGCACCTCTTCAGATGAAACTAGGCTGTCCAGTAATTCCATTCTGTATCACTGAATGTTTACAAGTTCACATAATTTCCATCTCACAATGGAATTTCCTCCTGCATTTTAATTGTGGATTAAATTGCATTTGAAAGCAGGCATTGTCAACTGTTAGCTCACATGACTGACAAGCTACTTGCCAGTGTTTTCACTATAAGACAAGTTCTAGCTACTGCTTCCAGCTGCTTGAAGCTAACATTGCAAACTAGGTAACACCTAGGCCAGATGTGGCTTTTGGGACATTTCCATCAAGCCCGGTCTTCTCCTTTAAGGATGCACACACAGCTACCTGCACAGCAAACCCTGCCTGAATAACAGAAGTGGCTCACTTACACTGGCCCACAATTCAGTACAAAGATCCAGAATGACCCATATCTGAAAAAACTGGCTCACTATTTTTGGTTTCATACTGTGAACCTGCTCACAAGGACAGGATGCAGAAGAATTCAAGCAATCCACATTCAAACCTCATGAACAAGATCATATCACCTTTCTTAAGGCAGATGGTCTAACAGCAtctaaaaatacagtattttggAGAACAAGGACAAATTATccctaaaacagaaaagaaacatacacaaaaccagatttctttctttccctcctcacAGCTTGGTTACAGCTCCAGACATTTTTCAGAATAGTAATGATGATTTTATGGAAAggtgataaattaaaaaatgactaccaacaccaccaccaatCAAACATGaccaaaaaaaccaccagaTAAAATCTCCACAGTGTTCTTCTAAAAAACAGTTATCTCACAGGCActgttacttttgtttttcccttcaaaGTATCAGAAAGCATTGAGCACACCAACTGCAAATTCACCCACACTTTGCTCTTAGATAGACTCAGATGTCTCCCATTTGCAGCAATCCATCAGTCTCAGGTGTAGCGTGTCTGGTACTGACTCATGGAATACCTTAGATCAAATAGAGTTAACCTTGAAATGACTTTCCAGGATTTTAAAGCTTCACAAACATAAAACTATCCAAGACCTTTCCCACAGGGCAACCAAAACTATTTCCCCTCAGTGCTTGCTTTACTTTTCTGACAGCCTTACACTCCAGTGACATCTCGTGGATACAACACATCTTGCAACTGCAGAAACTGGGTATTAAACTTCCCTCTAGAAATCTACAAATGCTACCTGTTATTATGAAAACTGGGTCAAGTACAACCTTAGTATGTATATTTAACGTATATGAGTAAAGCTTAATGCTTTCTTTCCACTTCAGTGATCTCTTGAAAGTTCTGCTACTGTTCTGCTACttcctttaaatatatatattatctaTAAAATGCTTATCATTGTGAGACATCTGCTATAGTATTATAAGATGATCAAAAGCACACACAGTACTGAATTTTCTCATCTATCGATAGGCAAAACAACTTCTTCAACTGATCAAGATTTCTTCCAACAGTAATCACATCTCCTGTCTCAAAAATGAGACAGGTTCCAGTCCCACGGCCACAGAACAGCTGAGGCCTGCGGGGAGTCGGTGTCCATCTGCTCAGGCAGgcacacccagagcaggggaCCCAGGGGCCACATCCAGGCTGCTTCTGAAGGCGTCCAAGGAGGAGATCCCACAGCCTttgggcagcccgtgccagcGCTCcgctgcctgcacagcacagcagagctatTGGTTCCAGCCTACTGTAATACCCACTGAGCGCGTAGTAAATAGGCTTATGCCTGCCTTCCAGCCTTCTTATGGTTACGGCTGCTAGTTTTCCCGGTGGCTGCATCTTCGCATCGAGAAGGTACCACGCTCTGGCAAAAGTAGCCCATTgctaaagagaaagagaagcgATAGTtaacacaagaaaagaaatcGCTGCCAGAAATCAGTCCCGCCGAGGCCCGGAGGGGACGGGGCCGCGCTCACCTGTGCCGCCTTGGTGTAGCTGGCCATGGCCGAGGGAACGGGAAGGGAACGGGAAGGGAAGCAAAGCGGAGCCCCGCGGCCCCGCACCGGGAAGCGGAAGCGCAGCTCTGTGAGGGGCGGAGCGAGGGCGGCAGCGCGGGCCGTTCGTCCTCGGCGGCCATGGAGCGCTACGTGCTGCTCCTCGGCTGGGGCGCTGCGGCGGGCGGCGCCGAGCACGGAGCCGGCACTGAAGCAGGTATTGCTGCGGGGGGTGAGGCCGGAGAAGGTATCTGTGGTCATTCAGGTATTTATGCGTGTGGATGAGATACCCTGAGTTTCCCCGTGGCCAGGCTGAGCAGTGTCAGCTCTCAgcctcacagcagggctgctcttggTTATCCTCCATGGGACTCTTTGGCTTTCTTTACTGCGAGGGCGTGCTGCTGGCTTATGTTCGGtgtctttattaatgatcttgatgaagggattgagtgcaccctcagtaaatttgtAGACAACATCAAGTTGGGATAGAGTGTTGATCTGTCTGAGGGGAGAAAGGtgctacagagggacctggataggctggatcagTGGGCCAAGGTAActtgtatgagtttcaatagggccaagtgtcgggtcctgcattttgatcacaacaaccccaggcaaccctacaggcctgaggaggagtggctggaaagctgactgatggaaagggaccttggtgtactgatgggcagtcagctgaatatgagccagcagtgtgcccaggtggccaagaaggccaatggcatcctg is part of the Gallus gallus isolate bGalGal1 chromosome 2, bGalGal1.mat.broiler.GRCg7b, whole genome shotgun sequence genome and harbors:
- the MRPL13 gene encoding 39S ribosomal protein L13, mitochondrial; protein product: MASYTKAAQQWATFARAWYLLDAKMQPPGKLAAVTIRRLEGRHKPIYYALNDCGDHVVIINTRHIAFSGNKWEQKVYSSHTGYPGGFKQVTATQLHLKDPTAIVKLTIYRMLPKNLLRRTLMQRLHLFPDDVIPEDIEKNLLQEIPQPRVVPRRLDEYTPEEIAAFPRVWTPPKDFRMK